DNA sequence from the Sulfurimonas sp. HSL3-1 genome:
GGCGGTGACGGCCCTCAAGGCCCTGCAGGGTTTCCTGATGCCGGACGGCACGCTCTACCACACGGCCCTCATCCACAGCACGCCGAAGATCGGCGCCTTCCTGGAGGATTACGCCTACCTCGGCACCGCTTTCGTCAAGGCCTATGAAGCGACCTACGACGAGACCTATCTTATGCAGGCGCAGCAGACGGCCAACCGCGCACTGGAGACCCTCTACGACAGCGGGCGCTGGTACTTCGTGCGCGGCGAGTTCGTCACCGACGCCGACCCCACCGACAGCTCCTACCCCGGCTCCGTCGGCGTCATGGTCGACCTGCTGCTGAGCCTCGGCATCCTCGTCGAGGAGAAGTACCGCCACTTCGCCTTCAAGACCCTGGAGTACTACTCGGCCCGCCTGGCGAAGACGCCCATCTACTTCCCCTACCTCTTCAACCAGGCGCTGCGCTACCTCTACGAAGACCTCGTCGTCAAAGCCGACGCCGAACGGCTGGCATCGGCCGCAGGTAACATTTCGACGGTCACCTACCCCTACGTCCACGTCAAGGCCACAGACGACAACAGCTACATGCTCTGCGGCGTCCAAAGCTGTTTCGCACAGCTCAAGAGCGCAGACGAGATCGCCCCGACGATCAAAGAGAAGCTCCCGGCGTTATAAACACGCCTGGGACACCGAAATCTAGTCACCAATTTTCATTAAGAATGCATCTGCCACACCTAAGGGTGGGTTTCCATCCAGCGCTTCATAAACTAATCCACCCAAAAGCACATTTCCATCAAGGTCGATCACCATATCCAGTACACTGTCATTGTCGATCGTCCCATACTGTTTAGTGCTAATTTCAGTTCCATTCAAGTCCATTTTCATCAAAAAGAGATCGCTTTTCTCACTGCTTTCAAGATAGGGCGTTTTGTTGAAGTTTCCATTTAAGTCGCCGGATGTATTTCCAACAATATACAACACACCTAAAGGGTCATAAATTATTCTACTCGCTGTATCATTTTCTAGTGTTCCGTAATGACGACTCCAGAGCATAGTACCATTCATATCTACTTTCGCCAATGTGACATTTAGATCGTAGTATCCCCTATATTCGGTTTCCCAATACACATCATTAACTCCGACCAAAAATAGATTTCCGGCCCCGTCAAATGTAAAATCTTTATAATAATTACAGTCATATGATGTTGAGGTATCGCACGGATAGGAATGCATCCAGATCAACTTCCCATTACTATCATATTTAACAAGCATTTCATCCTCTAAGACAAAGAGTTTTCCGTCATCATCCAATGCGATTCCATTGGCGAAATCGGAGTATCGGGTGCCTATTTGATGCAGCCATATTGTGTCGTTCTCATTGGTAAGCTTGGCTACAAAAATATCTGTATGACCATAATTGACTCCCCCGTCAATAGAACCGCCTGTTTCTCCTAAAATGTATAAGTTCTCAACTTTGTCAGCTACAACTCTTTCCACCGAGTCCCAATAGTCATCACCACTGTTATATAGATGCGTCCAAAGTTCATCACCATCATTTGAAACAGCCATGATCCATCCCGCAGTTCTATAATTTATCTTATTACAGCAACTGTACGGCTTCGAATATTGACTTCCAACGAGATAAATTGTGCCGTCACTGCCTATGGCCATATCCGAAACAGATGTCTCAAACTCGTTTTTATACTGTTTAATCCAGAGCTGTTTACCTGCCGGATCAAATTTGGACAAAAGGACGCTCCTTTTCCCTTCGCTTGCATTGCCATCAATAGCTCCGTATGTCCATCCTGCAGTATAGATATTATTTTGTGTATCGACAACAATTGCAGTCGTGCTGTCAGATGCTGATGTACCATATTGTCTAGTCCATTTATTTACAAAAATCACAACTTCTACGGATTGGCTGGCACCAAGACTGTTCGTGCCGATAGCTTCTAAATGATATTCCGAATGTAGCATACGGTTCAAATCCGCTGTAGGTGACACTGAAATCGTACCGTTGGTATCGATGACGAAATCCTTGCTCCCGTCACCCTCCAACGCGACCGAAAGACCCGTCCCTAATCCGGGGTAAACATACATCTGACCCACTTCTTTTCCGGCAGGAGCGTGTTCATCCATACTTCCGGTAAAAGGATGCAGTTCCGGTAGAGGCTCCTCAACATCTTTGACGTTGACGATCACCTCTGCCCATGCCGATGTTTGTCCAACGCTGTTAACGGCTCTGGCCTGAAACCGGTAGTTGTTTTCTTTTTCGAAATCAAAAGGATTTCTTGTTATGATCGTCCCATTCTTATCTATTCCGAAATCGAGATAACCCCAGTAATCGAGTTCATACCGTGTAATGTTTCCGTCACCTTCACTGATTAACGTAACATGCCCTATTTGGCTCCCCACTGGAATGTCTTCATCGACCACCATGATGCTCTGTCCCAATACAGGCGCCTCATAAACGTCATCAACGACTATAGTGATGTTAACATCAACAGCATTTCCGACACTATCGGTGATACGCACTTGTACTTCATATGTATTATCTTTATTACTGTCATCAGGTTTTTCGAAATTAGGAGCATTGTTAAAGATAAGATGCCCCATCGTATCAATAGAGAATAAATTTGCATCTACTCCACCGGAAATCACATAAGTAAGAGGTAGACTAGTATCCATTGCATTGATATAGACAACTGTCTGAATGTTCTCATTTACATGCACCTTGTCAGGCATATCGATCTGCGGAGGGGTTATATCAGGTATGGTAACCAGTTCTGTAAACTGCGTATAGAGCAGTTGCCCTTTATCTCCCCTAACTCCTACTGTAAAAGTCAGTGTATAGTTCTTTCCTTCCGTCAATGCTTCTGAGGGAATAAATGAGAGGGTTCTATCGTTGAGTACAACCTGCCCCTTAATAATATTCCCAGTCTCATCAGTCAGAATGATCTCCACTGATTCAATCATGGACATTTCAACAGAAGCATTAATAGTAAATGTGAAATTTCCATCTGTAGCCGTACCTTCCCAACCGGACTGTTCAAAGTCTAGGTTGGCATAAACCAGCGCATAGGCATCTGCATAGATATCCTGACCGAGATGAACTTTCTCGACAATAGGCAAAATACGTCTGTCATAGTCGGCGCGCAGTCGGCTTTTCCCATCATATGGCAGCCATCCCAGCACGGCTTCGTAATCGGAAGGTGCATTCGTATTGGTAACATTCTTCAGTAACCTGCTCGCAACATCATCCAAATGAGCGATAATCTCAGCTGTTGAGACATTTGCCTCCAACATATGCTTCGTCACCTGGTACGCGATCTCGGTCAGAATATTGACTTTATAGCCCCCTTCTTCTATTCTGCTTCCAAATAGAAGCGCACGTAATGTGCCGTTATTTTCTGTCGGGGTCTGATCAATGGCCATATCGTCGTCGACATCGATATCCTGACCGCCATGAATACTAAGCAGATAAAGCTGTGTTGCGTCGATTGACGTCATGAAATCAGACGGCATGCTGATCAGGCCTGTTGTGATGCTGGATCCACCATAGGTTGTCGAACCGCTTGCAAGGGGTTCGGCAGCGCTGCCGAACGCATCACGCACTTCAATAGTAGCTCCGCCAAGCGGCCCGAGCAATGCCTGTGTCAGCATAGGAACGATCCCATAAATATGCTTTGTTTCGTCAAATTGCCTTCTGCTTTTTCCCAACTTCACTAATGTATGATTGCAATCTATGCATCCACTGTTTTTTGACACTGTCGAATAGTTCCCATCCTTAACAACGATATCAAGCACATGCCCGATATTAAGTCCGGATGGATCTTTAATGTCCAATGCAAACATCTCCCCCCCATCAGGTGTTATGACATTAAAAATCAGTGTCTCCGGCGATCTACTATTTACGCATGTTTCGTCGATTTCCCCTTTACTGTTGGCAAAAACCCCATACGTCCCGACAGAAAGGTCATCTTCAACATAGTAGTGCTCAAAGGCCGTGTCTTTCAAGTCCGAAAGGTCCTTGACCGCCTGCTCTGCCTGGAAGTCGAGGTCCATATCAATATACGGATAGCGCCATGTCAGCCCGACAGTCACTTTGCCGTCATGAGCTGTGTGATTGCTGTCGTTTACATCCCGGCACTGGGACATGACATAGGAATTGCCTTCACCATGTATTTTCCCCATCTCTAAAAAATAGACGTCTTTAAGATCCGGCATGGCTTGAAATCGGTGTTCCATAGGTCTTATGGTCCCAACCATACACAGATCCGCACTTTTTGGTATGTACTGTGAAGGAGCATTTTTATGCGTCAAAACGGCATTGTCAATAAACTTAAGGATTTGCTGGCGTGTCAAATCCGTCGCCATATAACTCTCAAGAAATGCATGTGCCTTGATCGAATAGTGGATCTCTATCTTTTCGCCGGTTGAACTTACAAAAAAATATCGCTTCGGGTTCTCAACAAAATCATCCAGACTATCAGGAACCAGCCGAATCATGTCATTGTCAAAAGTGAGATATGGCGTTTTCTCACCGATCACATTATTTGCCGGTGTCGCAACGCCCATAACATAAAAATACTGCTGTACCCATGTCAGATTTTTAATTTGCGTAGGGTCACTGAATGTAAAGAATGCCCGGTTTGTAAAAAAATTCCCCTGACTGTGGGCAATGATGATA
Encoded proteins:
- a CDS encoding SBBP repeat-containing protein, which codes for MKQIATFIFISIFTFLQAGINECKSDVYFANGINTSKKKAEKSIKQIEEKFKMHSSEAYQTIADWKVSYNHTFGIGIDLYESMIQKIYEGDYGVNIKAVVWNILDLFNYSVKGLIKKIAQKAAKEETKEYARELAKKMAKEAFIKLGQGSLGKEVTEQQLEEMFVYLLDQIIDETVGSIFDMTEEEIIAQEKQDVEKQVNAYSKSVESGHGVIIIAHSQGNFFTNRAFFTFSDPTQIKNLTWVQQYFYVMGVATPANNVIGEKTPYLTFDNDMIRLVPDSLDDFVENPKRYFFVSSTGEKIEIHYSIKAHAFLESYMATDLTRQQILKFIDNAVLTHKNAPSQYIPKSADLCMVGTIRPMEHRFQAMPDLKDVYFLEMGKIHGEGNSYVMSQCRDVNDSNHTAHDGKVTVGLTWRYPYIDMDLDFQAEQAVKDLSDLKDTAFEHYYVEDDLSVGTYGVFANSKGEIDETCVNSRSPETLIFNVITPDGGEMFALDIKDPSGLNIGHVLDIVVKDGNYSTVSKNSGCIDCNHTLVKLGKSRRQFDETKHIYGIVPMLTQALLGPLGGATIEVRDAFGSAAEPLASGSTTYGGSSITTGLISMPSDFMTSIDATQLYLLSIHGGQDIDVDDDMAIDQTPTENNGTLRALLFGSRIEEGGYKVNILTEIAYQVTKHMLEANVSTAEIIAHLDDVASRLLKNVTNTNAPSDYEAVLGWLPYDGKSRLRADYDRRILPIVEKVHLGQDIYADAYALVYANLDFEQSGWEGTATDGNFTFTINASVEMSMIESVEIILTDETGNIIKGQVVLNDRTLSFIPSEALTEGKNYTLTFTVGVRGDKGQLLYTQFTELVTIPDITPPQIDMPDKVHVNENIQTVVYINAMDTSLPLTYVISGGVDANLFSIDTMGHLIFNNAPNFEKPDDSNKDNTYEVQVRITDSVGNAVDVNITIVVDDVYEAPVLGQSIMVVDEDIPVGSQIGHVTLISEGDGNITRYELDYWGYLDFGIDKNGTIITRNPFDFEKENNYRFQARAVNSVGQTSAWAEVIVNVKDVEEPLPELHPFTGSMDEHAPAGKEVGQMYVYPGLGTGLSVALEGDGSKDFVIDTNGTISVSPTADLNRMLHSEYHLEAIGTNSLGASQSVEVVIFVNKWTRQYGTSASDSTTAIVVDTQNNIYTAGWTYGAIDGNASEGKRSVLLSKFDPAGKQLWIKQYKNEFETSVSDMAIGSDGTIYLVGSQYSKPYSCCNKINYRTAGWIMAVSNDGDELWTHLYNSGDDYWDSVERVVADKVENLYILGETGGSIDGGVNYGHTDIFVAKLTNENDTIWLHQIGTRYSDFANGIALDDDGKLFVLEDEMLVKYDSNGKLIWMHSYPCDTSTSYDCNYYKDFTFDGAGNLFLVGVNDVYWETEYRGYYDLNVTLAKVDMNGTMLWSRHYGTLENDTASRIIYDPLGVLYIVGNTSGDLNGNFNKTPYLESSEKSDLFLMKMDLNGTEISTKQYGTIDNDSVLDMVIDLDGNVLLGGLVYEALDGNPPLGVADAFLMKIGD